One window from the genome of Anticarsia gemmatalis isolate Benzon Research Colony breed Stoneville strain chromosome 8, ilAntGemm2 primary, whole genome shotgun sequence encodes:
- the LOC142974672 gene encoding lipase 3-like, protein MMVLKGIIFLALVAVAIARRAPNADYVEQMFKSGQQTRFSTDIEEDSLLDAPGLIRKYGYPQETHLVTTSDGYILEAHRIPHGRNSSPGPRPAVLIMHGLLSSSADFIVLGPGSALAYILADAGYDVWLGNARGNFYSRRHRTYNPDSKVSQNFWKFSWDEIGNYDLPAFIDYILAKTGQEKLHYIGHSQGGTTFLVLNSLKPEYNSKFISFQGLAPASFFDNNDVSMFNSLAPFENIIETAAFAMGQGEIFGSRDFVSWFTSNYCTPGSIFASICGSSITGMGDRDYYNSTMVPLFMAHAPAGASVRQIAHFGQVIRFKAFRRYNYNMLTNLSKYGRANPPAYNLANVNVPAYIHYGMGDKEVHYKDVFKLADRLPKTVGLYEAGRQSFHHYDFIWADDAKHMVYSTVLKCMKHAESNL, encoded by the exons ATGATGGTGCTAAAAGGAATAATATTCTTGGCCTTAGTGGCCGTGGCTATAGCCAGAAGGGCCCCTAACGCAGACTATGTAGAACAAATGTTCAAGTCGGGACAGCAGACCAGGTTCTCGACTGATATAGAAGAGGATTCTCTTCTTGATGCG CCTGGTCTGATCAGAAAATACGGCTACCCTCAAGAAACTCACTTGGTCACCACCTCCGATGGCTACATCCTGGAGGCTCACAGGATCCCTCACGGCAGGAACAGCTCCCCTGGACCCAGACCTGCTGTCCTCATCATGCACGGACTCCTGTCATCTTCCGCTGACTTCATTGTACTGGGACCCGGCAGCGCTTTGG CCTACATCTTAGCTGATGCTGGCTACGACGTATGGTTAGGCAACGCCCGCGGCAACTTCTACTCCAGAAGACACCGCACTTACAACCCAGACAGCAAAGTTAGCCAGAATTTCTGGAAATTCTCCTGGGACGAGATCGGCAACTACGACCTGCCTGCCTTCATTGACTATATCCTCGCAAAGACTGGTCAAGAGAAACTCCACTACATAGGACATTCGCAGGGAGGAACCACTTTCTTGGTCTTGAATTCTTTGAAGCCGGAGTATAATAGCAAGTTTATTTCGTTCCAAGGCTTGGCCCCAGCTTCCTTCTTTGATAACAACGATGTGTCGATGTTCAACTCTTTGGCACCTTTTGAGAATATTATTGAG ACCGCAGCCTTCGCCATGGGCCAGGGTGAGATCTTCGGAAGCCGCGACTTCGTGAGCTGGTTCACCTCCAACTACTGCACTCCTGGCTCCATCTTTGCGTCTATCTGCGGCTCCTCCATCACCGGCATGGGTGACAGAGATTACTATAATTCT accATGGTACCTCTCTTCATGGCCCACGCTCCCGCCGGCGCCTCCGTCCGCCAAATCGCCCATTTCGGCCAAGTCATCCGCTTCAAAGCCTTCCGTCGCTACAACTACAACATGCTCACGAACCTTTCCAAATATGGCCGCGCCAACCCTCCGGCCTACAACCTAGCTAATGTCAATGTACCTGCATACATTCACTATGGAATGGGTGATAAGGAAGTTCACTACAAGGATGtctttaaactagctgaccgtTTGCCGAAGACTGTAGGACTTTACGAAGCTGGCAGGCAGTCTTTCCATCATTATGACTTCATCTGGGCTGATGATGCCAAACACATGGTGTACTCGACCGTCCTCAAATGTATGAAACATGCCGaaagtaatttgtaa